In the Patescibacteria group bacterium genome, CTTTCATGCTTACATTCTAACATTTTGGAAAAACATTTGATAATAGCAACATATGTGATATATTTCCCTCATGCCTAAAAGAACTTGGCAACCAAAAAAGAAAAAACGCGCCCGTAAGCATGGGTTTTTAAAACGCTCCCAAACCGCGGGTGGTAGAAATGTGCTCAAAAGAAGAAGGGCTAAAAAAAGAGCTTCTCTTACGGTAAAAGTACGCAAGGTGTCCTCTTAAAGTATTATGCTTCCTGCTGAATATCGTCTTTTAGACGACTATGATTTTAGAAGAGTCAAGAGACTTGGTAGAAGTTATAATTTTCCTTTCTTTATT is a window encoding:
- the rpmH gene encoding 50S ribosomal protein L34; the encoded protein is MPKRTWQPKKKKRARKHGFLKRSQTAGGRNVLKRRRAKKRASLTVKVRKVSS